Proteins from a single region of Hordeum vulgare subsp. vulgare chromosome 6H, MorexV3_pseudomolecules_assembly, whole genome shotgun sequence:
- the LOC123401637 gene encoding putative F-box/FBD/LRR-repeat protein At5g44950, which produces MGKVDRLSALPDDVLVNILDRLNVRENARTSILSRRWTQLCAKLSRLIISALDFLPKDVLCTDISDDELVRINAAVVQATDSILTRRNPGEHTIRLLSTMFYLRDDVPISIGRVVGRAMAASLVENAKFTVMTGKYDNGDMAEHDLVTSARNFMLFFDACPSAFGGLTTLDLENLRFGEPDISNVLITCKRLKRLRLYNCDSGDCSTLQVEHAHLSELSIIHCMLQRVELNWLPQLTTMVFDGWLQFQDPLFIGHVPLLVVVSLTNLAFSFNKMVLLSEFLSGTSIRDLKLAFNSEKIWVQPECPTPCLASVFRQLRFVNLLHLPEGYDLTWTMYFLEAAPLLKELYMTVWDHACNMEMDEEKRKEDLYSENRGVEWDLVAADFQHQSLATLVIFGFESEDCFVSYLRRVLVAAVNLEDVFLYSRLECGSCEERKLGRYPWTKRQRISMKKRLTTGIESFAIFHYGEMRPGHVAKMEYPECSIIEGKKGYR; this is translated from the exons ATGGGA AAAGTTGATAGGCTCAGCGCATTGCCTGACGACGTTCTGGTCAACATTCTTGACCGACTCAATGTCCGTGAGAATGCAAGAACTAGCATCCTCTCAAGACGGTGGACTCAGCTCTGTGCCAAGCTGTCTCGGCTTATAATAAGCGCTCTGGACTTCCTGCCCAAGGATGTGTTGTGCACAGACATCTCTGATGATGAATTGGTTCGCATCAATGCAGCTGTGGTTCAAGCGACAGATAGCATATTGACACGCAGAAATCCTGGAGAGCACACCATCCGCCTTCTGTCCACAATGTTTTACTTGAGAGATGATGTCCCCATATCCATTGGGCGTGTTGTTGGTCGTGCCATGGCGGCAAGCTTGGTTGAGAATGCCAAATTCACTGTTATGACAGGGAAGTATGACAATGGTGACATGGCTGAGCATGATCTGGTCACCTCTGCGAGAAATTTCATGTTGTTTTTTGATGCCTGTCCAAGTGCATTTGGTGGTCTCACTACCCTTGACCTAGAGAATTTGAGATTTGGTGAACCAGACATATCAAATGTCCTCATCACTTGCAAGCGCTTGAAGCGTCTGCGTTTGTACAATTGTGACTCTGGTGATTGCAGCACGCTGCAAGTTGAACATGCTCATCTCAGTGAGCTTAGTATCATCCACTGTATGCTTCAACGAGTTGAGCTGAACTGGCTCCCTCAACTCACAACAATGGTCTTTGATGGTTGGCTACAATTCCAAGATCCACTGTTCATTGGTCATGTCCCATTGCTGGTGGTTGTAAGCCTCACAAATCTTGCCTTtagtttcaacaagatggtgtTGTTAAGTGAGTTTCTTAGCGGTACCTCTATACGAGATCTGAAGTTGGCATTTAATTCTGAAAAG ATTTGGGTACAGCCAGAATGTCCGACGCCATGTCTGGCATCTGTTTTCCGCCAACTAAGGTTTGTGAATCTACTTCATCTTCCTGAAGGGTATGATCTCACGTGGACAATGTATTTTCTTGAAGCTGCGCCCTTACTGAAGGAGCTATACATGACG GTATGGGATCATGCGTGTAATATGGAAATGGACGAGGAGAAGAGGAAAGAAGACTTGTATAGTGAGAACAGGGGTGTAGAGTGGGACTTGGTGGCAGCAGATTTCCAACACCAAAGTTTGGCCACACTCGTCATTTTTGGCTTTGAATCTGAAGATTGCTTTGTGAGTTATTTGAGGCGTGTTCTGGTGGCGGCGGTCAATCTAGAGGATGTGTTCCTGTATAGTAGGTTGGAGTGTGGCAGTTGCGAGGAGAGGAAGCTTGGCAGGTACCCCTGGACTAAAAGGCAGAGGATCTCCATGAAGAAGAGACTCACCACTGGGATCGAGTCGTTTGCGATATTTCACTATGGTGAGATGAGGCCTGGTCATGTAGCAAAAATGGAGTACCCAGAGTGCTCAATTATCGAGGGAAAAAAGGGTTATCGCTGA
- the LOC123403053 gene encoding protein COP1 SUPPRESSOR 2, whose protein sequence is MVKNFRKRSLESDAADNSDDEDTRRVALEEIRYMQKLRERKLGIPAASVATGAASAAGATDGSSARGRGGSGAGAAGEEDLVLQDTFAQETAVTIEDPNMLRYVENELLKKRGKAIEVNDKDDKDQVDELYVVPDHLKVRKKNMEESSTQWTTGIAEVQLPIEYKLRNIEETEAAKKMLQERRLAGKTKSDANIPSSYSADFFHRGRDYAEKLRREHPELYKGQDSQANETGGKPTDSNNPGGPPAAHREAATDELLLERFRKREKFRVMRR, encoded by the exons ATGGTAAAGAACTTCCGCAAGCGAAGCCTCGAGTCGGACGCCGCCGACAACTCCGACGACGAGGACACCCGCCG CGTTGCTCTGGAGGAGATCAGGTACATGCAGAAGCTCCGGGAGAGGAAGCTGGGCATCCCCGCGGCGTCCGTAGCCACCGGCGCCGCTTCCGCCGCCGGCGCCACCGACGGGTCCTCCGCTCGGGGCCGAGGTGGCAGCGGGGCGGGGGCAGCCGGCGAGGAGGACCTCGTGCTGCAGGATACCTTTGCCCAGGAGACCGCTGTTACCATCGAAGACCCCAACAT GCTGAGGTATGTGGAGAACGAGCTGTTGAAGAAGAGGGGCAAGGCGATCGAGGTGAACGACAAGGACGATAAGGACCAGGTGGACGAGCTCTATGTTGTGCCGGACCACCTCAAG GTGAGGAAGAAGAACATGGAGGAGAGCTCAACCCAGTGGACCACCGGCATCGCTGAAGTTCAGCTGCCCATCGA GTACAAATTGAGAAACATTGAAGAAACCGAAGCAGCTAAAAAAATGCTGCAAGAGAGGAGGCTTGCGGGTAAAACAAAATCAGATGCAAACATTCCATCAAGTTACAGTGCTGATTTTTTCCATCGTGGGAGAGATTATGCTGAAAAATTGCGAAGAG AACATCCTGAGCTGTACAAAGGTCAAGATTCACAAGCTAATGAAACTGGAGGCAAACCAACAGATAGTAACAATCCAGGTGGTCCACCTGCAGCGCATAGAGAAGCTGCTACCGATGAATTGTTGCTTGAGCGTTTCCGCAAGCGAGAAAAATTCCGTGTCATGCGAAGATAG